Below is a genomic region from Treponema sp. OMZ 798.
GTCCCGTTCCTTGCTGTATGCAAAGGCGCTCCATATACAGTCTATTTCTCCCTCATTAAGTAGTTTATCTCTTTGCTCCCACTTAATGGCCTTAAAAATCGGTTTTACCTTCATCTTATTGCACAGTTCTTGAGCTATCTCAATATCATAGCCTTCCATTTTTGTCGTAAAAAGATTGAGAAAAGAAAAAGGAGGGTGATCATCTCTTATACCTATTATAAATTCTTTTTTTACTAGAATTTTTGCAAGAGAAATATCGTTTTCTTTTTTTTGTATGCGGACGGCCTTAGGTTTACAAGATGTCATAACCAATACCGCAAATAAAAAGATAAAGCTAAGTTTAAAAATATAATTATAATTTTTTTTCATAATAAATTTTCCTTATCTACTTTCCAAAAATTACTAAATCCGCATCAAACCATTTTCTTGAAATTTTTTCAAGAATACCTTTTTTTTCTAATACGTATAAAACTCTTTCTATTTCCATTTTTAAAGCCTTACTTCCTTTTTTACAGGCATATACATAAGAGTCTAAGGCTACAGCCTGTCCGACAAGACTGTATACATCCGGCTCTTTACTCAGGTATCCGGCTATTGTTGAAATATCTCCGACACAGGCGTCTAATCCAAGAGTTTTTAAGTCTCCCAAAATTTGAGGAATATTATTATATGAGTCATTGATTGAATGTATTTGACTCATCATATCGGGATTATTTTTAATCAAGGCTGCCCCTAAACTTCCTTTTTGTCCGCCTATCTTCTTACCCTTTAGATCTTCGATAGTTTTAATTTCCCTTGATCTTAGAGTTAAAAGAACTATTGCATTGCGTAAATAAGCTTGTGTAAGCTCATAGGTCTCATTTCTCTCATTCGAATAAGAAAACCCTGATGCGATACAGTCTATAGCTCCGGAATTGATAAGCTCGTTTACCTCACTTGGAACTATAGGACGGAATTCTGCCTCTATATTCATTATATTGGCTATTTCTTTAAAGACATCGACATCAAAGCCTATGATTTCATTGTTGTTATTGTAAAAACATATGGGCGGATTGTATACATTTACCCCTACAATAATCTTAGATCTTACAAGAACTTCCGCTAAGGAAACGTCATCGGAAGACATTTCATAGGTTTCATTTTTTTTGCATGAAAACATCAAGCCGAAGAGTAAAATTACCGCAAAAAAAAATGCCTTTGAGTTTAATTTATTACGCATGAAACCAATATATCACAGTATCTGCAAATTGTAAAGAACGGAAAAGAAGCTTGTTTTTGAATTTCCATTTATTGAAACTTTTATCAAAAAATGATAAACTCAAAAACAGGAGAAAATTTGTGAACGATAAGATTGCCATTATCGGAGCAGGCTCTTGGGGAACGGCTGTTGCCTGTTCTCTAGGTAAAAACGGACAAAGGGTTGTTCTTTGGAGCCATAGTGCTTCCGTTGCCGATTCGATAAACACGGACCAAATAAATGTAAAATACTT
It encodes:
- a CDS encoding transporter substrate-binding domain-containing protein, which produces MRNKLNSKAFFFAVILLFGLMFSCKKNETYEMSSDDVSLAEVLVRSKIIVGVNVYNPPICFYNNNNEIIGFDVDVFKEIANIMNIEAEFRPIVPSEVNELINSGAIDCIASGFSYSNERNETYELTQAYLRNAIVLLTLRSREIKTIEDLKGKKIGGQKGSLGAALIKNNPDMMSQIHSINDSYNNIPQILGDLKTLGLDACVGDISTIAGYLSKEPDVYSLVGQAVALDSYVYACKKGSKALKMEIERVLYVLEKKGILEKISRKWFDADLVIFGK